A single genomic interval of Mycteria americana isolate JAX WOST 10 ecotype Jacksonville Zoo and Gardens chromosome 20, USCA_MyAme_1.0, whole genome shotgun sequence harbors:
- the USP49 gene encoding ubiquitin carboxyl-terminal hydrolase 49 isoform X1, which translates to MDRCKHVGRLRLAQDHSILNPQKWHCVDCQTTESIWACLKCSHVACGRYIEEHALKHFEETRHPLAMEVNDLYVFCYLCEDYVLNDNPEGDLKLLRSSLSAIKSQKHDPSTRSGRTLRSMALGEDMCSHQRSPQGQSQMLTALWHRRQSLLAKALRTWFDKSSRGQLKLKQKKQMEELEKKKEAARQRRQEMKRQLLEELANTPPRKSARLLSHVHRENLIPRKFREVATASPTSRQMQSSRFKQFYSIRRKPLMTPGVTGLRNLGNTCYMNSILQVLSHLQKFRECFLTLDLCETEELLAKTVNGKSRMPGKLANGSAANESGKTDKVGSYGTQSLPAGLNGGSSISRSLELIQPKEPSSKHISLCHELHTLFRVMWSGKWALVSPFAMLHSVWSLIPAFRGYDQQDAQEFLCELLDKVQQELESEGTKRRILIPFSQRKLTKQVLKVVNTIFHGQLLSQVTCITCNYKSNTVEPFWDLSLEFPERYHSIEKGIVPVNQTECMLTEMLAKFTETEALEGRIYACDQCNSKRRKSSPKPLVLSEAKKQLMIYRLPQVLRLHLKRFRWSERNHREKIGVHVLFDQVLNMEPYCCRDSLSSLDKETFVYDLSAVVMHHGKGFGSGHYTAYCYNTEGGFWVHCNDSKLNVCSVEEVCKTQAYILFYTQRTVQDKARISEKQLQAQEKRLAAERGSDHDVCRPGSGKAYRAVQF; encoded by the exons ATGGATAGATGCAAACATGTTGGGCGGCTACGACTCGCCCAGGACCACTCTATCCTGAACCCCCAGAAGTGGCACTGCGTGGACTGCCAGACAACTGAATCTATCTGGGCTTGTCTGAAGTGCTCCCACGTAGCTTGTGGGAGGTACATCGAGGAGCATGCACTTAAACACTTTGAAGAAACCAGGCATCCATTGGCAATGGAAGTTAACGATCTGTATGTCTTTTGTTACCTTTGTGAAGATTACGTCTTGAATGATAATCCGGAGGGTGATTTGAAATTGCTGAGAAGTTCTCTGTCAGCAATTAAAAGTCAAAAACATGATCCGTCAACGAGAAGTGGCAGGACATTGCGATCAATGGCTTTGGGAGAGGACATGTGCAGCCATCAAAGGAGCCCTCAGGGACAATCTCAGATGCTTACAGCTCTCTGGCACAGGCGCCAGTCCTTGCTTGCGAAGGCGCTGCGGACCTGGTTTGATAAGAGCTCTAGAGGCCagctaaaattaaaacaaaagaaacaaatggaggagttggagaaaaagaaggaggcAGCTAGGCAGCGGCGGCAGGAGATGAAGAGACAACTCCTGGAGGAGCTGGCAAACACTCCTCCGAGGAAGAGTGCAAGGCTGTTGTCTCACGTGCACAGAGAGAACTTGATTCCAAGGAAATTCAGGGAGGTGGCGACCGCTTCCCCTACCTCAAGGcagatgcagagcagcaggtTCAAACAGTTTTATTCCATCCGGCGTAAGCCTCTGATGACTCCCGGGGTAACGGGTCTAAGGAACCTGGGAAACACATGTTATATGAATTCTATTCTGCAAGTGCTAAGTCACCTCCAGAAATTTAGAGAATGTTTTTTGACACTTGATCTCTGTGAAACAGAAGAACTCTTAGCCAAAACTGTGAATGGGAAGTCCAGGATGCCTGGCAAATTGGCAAATGGGTCTGCTGCTAATGAGTCAGGGAAGACTGACAAAGTGGGATCATATGGCACGCAGAGCTTGCCAGCTGGCTTAAATGGTGGCTCCTCAATAAGCAGGAGTTTAGAACTAATACAACCCAAGGAACCAAGTTCAaagcacatctccctctgtcaCGAATTGCACACCCTCTTCAGAGTGATGTGGTCTGGCAAGTGGGCGCTCGTGTCGCCCTTTGCCATGCTGCACTCTGTGTGGAGTCTGATCCCGGCGTTTCGAGGTTACGATCAGCAGGACGCTCAGGAATTTCTCTGCGAGTTGCTGGATAAAGTACAGCAGGAGCTGGAGTCGGAAGGAACGAAGCGCAGGATCCTTATCCCCTTCTCACAGAGGAAGCTCACCAAGCAGGTCCTGAAGGTGGTGAACACCATTTTTCATGGGCAGTTGCTTAGTCAG GTCACCTGCATAACATGCAACTACAAATCCAACACCGTTGAGCCCTTTTGGGATCTTTCCCTCGAATTCCCCGAGCGCTATCACTCTATCGAGAAAGGGATCGTCCCTGTTAATCAGACAGAGTGCATGCTGACAGAAATGTTGGCCAAGTTCACCGAGACCGAAGCTCTGGAAGGGAGGATATATGCGTGCGACCAATGCAACA GCAAACGGCGAAAGTCTTCTCCTAAACCTCTTGTTCTGAGTGAAGCTAAAAAGCAGTTAATGATCTACAGACTACCTCAGGTCCTCCGACTGCACCTTAAACGATTCAG GTGGTCTGAACGTAATCACCGTGAGAAGATTGGGGTCCATGTCCTCTTTGACCAGGTATTAAACATGGAACCTTACTGCTGCAGGGACTCTCTCTCCTCTCTTGACAAAGAGACCTTTGTCTATGACCTCTCCGCTGTGGTGATGCATCACGGGAAAGGGTTTGGCTCAGGACACTACACAGCATATTGCTACAACACAGAGGGAG GTTTTTGGGTCCACTGCAATGACTCCAAACTGAATGTATGTAGCGTGGAGGAGGTGTGCAAAACCCAGGCCTACATTCTTTTTTACACTCAAAGAACAGTGCAGGACAAAGCAAGAATCTCAGAAAAACAACTCCAAGCTCAG GAAAAAAGGCTCGCTGCAGAAAGGGGATCAGATCATGATGTTTGCCGCCCAGGGTCTGGAAAAGCGTATCGAGCTGTGCAATTCTGA
- the USP49 gene encoding ubiquitin carboxyl-terminal hydrolase 49 isoform X2, with protein sequence MDRCKHVGRLRLAQDHSILNPQKWHCVDCQTTESIWACLKCSHVACGRYIEEHALKHFEETRHPLAMEVNDLYVFCYLCEDYVLNDNPEGDLKLLRSSLSAIKSQKHDPSTRSGRTLRSMALGEDMCSHQRSPQGQSQMLTALWHRRQSLLAKALRTWFDKSSRGQLKLKQKKQMEELEKKKEAARQRRQEMKRQLLEELANTPPRKSARLLSHVHRENLIPRKFREVATASPTSRQMQSSRFKQFYSIRRKPLMTPGVTGLRNLGNTCYMNSILQVLSHLQKFRECFLTLDLCETEELLAKTVNGKSRMPGKLANGSAANESGKTDKVGSYGTQSLPAGLNGGSSISRSLELIQPKEPSSKHISLCHELHTLFRVMWSGKWALVSPFAMLHSVWSLIPAFRGYDQQDAQEFLCELLDKVQQELESEGTKRRILIPFSQRKLTKQVLKVVNTIFHGQLLSQVTCITCNYKSNTVEPFWDLSLEFPERYHSIEKGIVPVNQTECMLTEMLAKFTETEALEGRIYACDQCNSKRRKSSPKPLVLSEAKKQLMIYRLPQVLRLHLKRFRWSERNHREKIGVHVLFDQVFGSTAMTPN encoded by the exons ATGGATAGATGCAAACATGTTGGGCGGCTACGACTCGCCCAGGACCACTCTATCCTGAACCCCCAGAAGTGGCACTGCGTGGACTGCCAGACAACTGAATCTATCTGGGCTTGTCTGAAGTGCTCCCACGTAGCTTGTGGGAGGTACATCGAGGAGCATGCACTTAAACACTTTGAAGAAACCAGGCATCCATTGGCAATGGAAGTTAACGATCTGTATGTCTTTTGTTACCTTTGTGAAGATTACGTCTTGAATGATAATCCGGAGGGTGATTTGAAATTGCTGAGAAGTTCTCTGTCAGCAATTAAAAGTCAAAAACATGATCCGTCAACGAGAAGTGGCAGGACATTGCGATCAATGGCTTTGGGAGAGGACATGTGCAGCCATCAAAGGAGCCCTCAGGGACAATCTCAGATGCTTACAGCTCTCTGGCACAGGCGCCAGTCCTTGCTTGCGAAGGCGCTGCGGACCTGGTTTGATAAGAGCTCTAGAGGCCagctaaaattaaaacaaaagaaacaaatggaggagttggagaaaaagaaggaggcAGCTAGGCAGCGGCGGCAGGAGATGAAGAGACAACTCCTGGAGGAGCTGGCAAACACTCCTCCGAGGAAGAGTGCAAGGCTGTTGTCTCACGTGCACAGAGAGAACTTGATTCCAAGGAAATTCAGGGAGGTGGCGACCGCTTCCCCTACCTCAAGGcagatgcagagcagcaggtTCAAACAGTTTTATTCCATCCGGCGTAAGCCTCTGATGACTCCCGGGGTAACGGGTCTAAGGAACCTGGGAAACACATGTTATATGAATTCTATTCTGCAAGTGCTAAGTCACCTCCAGAAATTTAGAGAATGTTTTTTGACACTTGATCTCTGTGAAACAGAAGAACTCTTAGCCAAAACTGTGAATGGGAAGTCCAGGATGCCTGGCAAATTGGCAAATGGGTCTGCTGCTAATGAGTCAGGGAAGACTGACAAAGTGGGATCATATGGCACGCAGAGCTTGCCAGCTGGCTTAAATGGTGGCTCCTCAATAAGCAGGAGTTTAGAACTAATACAACCCAAGGAACCAAGTTCAaagcacatctccctctgtcaCGAATTGCACACCCTCTTCAGAGTGATGTGGTCTGGCAAGTGGGCGCTCGTGTCGCCCTTTGCCATGCTGCACTCTGTGTGGAGTCTGATCCCGGCGTTTCGAGGTTACGATCAGCAGGACGCTCAGGAATTTCTCTGCGAGTTGCTGGATAAAGTACAGCAGGAGCTGGAGTCGGAAGGAACGAAGCGCAGGATCCTTATCCCCTTCTCACAGAGGAAGCTCACCAAGCAGGTCCTGAAGGTGGTGAACACCATTTTTCATGGGCAGTTGCTTAGTCAG GTCACCTGCATAACATGCAACTACAAATCCAACACCGTTGAGCCCTTTTGGGATCTTTCCCTCGAATTCCCCGAGCGCTATCACTCTATCGAGAAAGGGATCGTCCCTGTTAATCAGACAGAGTGCATGCTGACAGAAATGTTGGCCAAGTTCACCGAGACCGAAGCTCTGGAAGGGAGGATATATGCGTGCGACCAATGCAACA GCAAACGGCGAAAGTCTTCTCCTAAACCTCTTGTTCTGAGTGAAGCTAAAAAGCAGTTAATGATCTACAGACTACCTCAGGTCCTCCGACTGCACCTTAAACGATTCAG GTGGTCTGAACGTAATCACCGTGAGAAGATTGGGGTCCATGTCCTCTTTGACCAG GTTTTTGGGTCCACTGCAATGACTCCAAACTGA
- the TOMM6 gene encoding mitochondrial import receptor subunit TOM6 homolog, giving the protein MAAAAAAAGGAGSAAQGLRGWLRSAYRFATDRNDFRRNLLVNLGLFAAGVWVARNLTDIDLMAPQPVP; this is encoded by the exons atggcggcggcggcggcggcggcgggcggagcggggagcgcggcgcaggggctgcgggggtggCTGCGGAGCGCATACCGCTTCGCCACCGACCGGAACGACTTCCGCAG GAACCTGCTGGTGAACCTGGGGCTCTTCGCCGCTGGAGTCTGGGTCGCCCGGAACCTGACGGACATCGACCTGATGGCCCCGCAGCCCGTCCCGTAG
- the LOC142419073 gene encoding uncharacterized protein LOC142419073 translates to MGARCSITRDAEEPGEHGRGSHPAFVSLCPLRQPSPWQAGPPPPRAHRPQDVWDEPSWEHRHRRGRGGWRPPSPWDSRPFPGPANFHGNEDRRWAPHDCPPPPHWDNGEDDRGPEDCFREGWHPPGLWDSRPFPGPADSPWKEEDRRWAPHDCPPPPPWDDREDNRGPEDCFGEDWHPEPPLPRNDCFAWPEFPDEEQHPPWPRASLPGERGGFRDGCPPWGHRGLGGKRCRRLRRGHRELTLVQRLPCPWPSRGNQPSSRSSSSLSGTSRRGVKEEPQHPDPPQPLISCKDGAQSGEQTAQGPPVVSGKVPEPPRPAGTPQKSPAADPQAATEAAEPEQAAGAMRVEPGARQKSAGSHSRGPSALETEPAPPEESSAETGEHLEVEPCSQSVPKAGAGGGSHPHGLTAPAEPAERVHAAAGSAGEVGAELCPRSRGRQRLPSGAGEAEAEAARDGLLGGLQPSENSLIPPGATAEPDAQPSQACSDICAVPETSPGSRHPPGSGEMEPAAGGRCRLCSTLLTPSRAGADLRSAAVLARKEEIELSYQQFSLTIAVVATMLLQKEPSMEAALGLALRANLRQGRIHHLRELEDFINSYDSATLSR, encoded by the exons ATGGGTGCCCGCTGCTCCATCACTCGGGATGCCGAGGAGCCAGGAGAGCATGGCCGCG GGTCTCATCCTGCTTTCGTCTCCCTGTGCCCTCTCCGGCAGCCCAGTCCGTGGCAGGCTGGAccaccgccgccccgcgctcACAGACCCCAGGACGTCTGGGACGAGCCGTCCTGGGAGCACCGGCACAGGAGAGGCAGGGGCGGATGGCGCCCG CCCAGTCCCTGGGACTCCAGACCCTTCCCTGGCCCTGCCAACTTCCATGGGAATGAGGACAGGAGATGGGCACCCCACGACTGTCCCCCGCCACCCCACTGGGACAATGGAGAAGACGACCGAGGACCTGAGGACTGCTTCAGAGAGGGCTGGCACCCG CCCGGTCTCTGGGACTCCAGACCCTTCCCTGGCCCTGCCGACTCCCCTTggaaggaggaggacaggagATGGGCACCCCACGActgtcccccgccgcccccttgGGATGACAGAGAAGATAACCGAGGACCTGAAGACTGTTTTGGGGAGGACTGGCACCCG GAGCCACCACTGCCCCGCAATGACTGCTTTGCCTGGCCTGAATTCCCCGACGAGGAGCAGCACCCACCCTGGCCCCGCGCCAGCCTGCCAGG TGAGCGAGGTGGCTTCCGGGATGGCTGCCCACCCTGGGGGCATCGTGGCCTGGGTGGGAAACGCTGCCGACGCCTTCGCCGTGGCCACCGAGAGTTAACCTTGGTCCAGCGCCTTCCGTGTCCCTGGCCCTCCAGAG GGAATCAGCCATCCTCCaggtcctcctcttccctctctggGACGAGCCGGCGGGGGGTCAAAGAAGAGCCGCAGCACCCCGATCCTCCTCAGCCACTTATTTCCTGCAAAGATGGTGCACAGAGCGGGGAGCAGACGGCTCAG GGCCCACCGGTGGTGAGCGGGAAGGTCCCGGAGCCCCCCAGACCAGCCGGCACCCCTCAGAAGAGCCCGGCCGCTGATCCCCAGGCTGCAACAGAGGCTGCGGAGccggagcaggcagcaggagcgATGCGG GTCGAGCCGGGAGCCAGGCAGAAATCTGCGGGCAGCCACAGCCGGGGCCCCTCTGCTTTGGAAACGGAGCCAGCGCCGCCGGAGGAGAGCTCTGCCGAGACGGGGGAGCACCTTGAG GTAGAGCCGTGCAGCCAAAGTGTCCCTAAGGCTGGCGCGGGCGGCGGGTCGCATCCCCACGGTCTGACAGCCCCTGCGGAGCCTGCCGAGAGGGTCCACGCGGCGGCCGGCTCTGCTGGAGAGGTGGGTGCTGAGCTCTGCCCGCGTTCCCGGGGACGGCAGCGTCTGCCGAGCGGAGCTGGAGAAGCTGAGGCAGAAGCTGCCCGCGATGGG CTTCTCGGTGGCCTTCAGCCATCCGAAAACTCGCTGATCCCACCGGGAGCTACCGCGGAGCCTGACGCACAGCCCAGCCAGGCTTGCTCCGATATCTGCGCTGTGCCAGAGACCTCACCGGGAAGCCGGCACCCTCCTGGGTCCGGTGAGATGGAGCCG gctgcaggcggCCGGTGCCGGCTCTGCTCCACGCTCCTGACACCCTCCAGGGCTGGCGCAGACCTCCGCTCCGCTGCCGTCCTTGCCAGGAAGGAGGAGATCGAGCTG TCGTACCAGCAGTTCAGCCTGACCATCGCGGTGGTGGCCACgatgctgctgcagaaggagccCTCCATGGAggcggcgctggggctggcgCTGAGGGCCAACCTCCGCCAGGGCCGGATCCATCACCTCCGGGAGCTGGAGGACTTCATCAACAGCTACGACTCGGCCACCCTCAGCCGctga
- the PRICKLE4 gene encoding prickle-like protein 4 codes for MSLPSPTWPQQDEPPPCGTATGLPPASSDSDSGCALEEYPEPPADPAPPEVPVCFGTRSPPPASPADRIQLRTRALLQQLPPQDCDERYCPDLAEEERRQLRAFSARRRREALGQGLACPVPGPCHGCPCKKCGRRLNKGDPGISASRLGDQFWHPSCFSCHFCHQPLVDLIYFQQDGRIYCGRHHAELFRPRCASCDQLIFMEECVEAEGRRWHLEHFCCLECDAPLRGQRYVMKSGRPCCRGCFDSLFAEPCQACGDPIGADSEEATHQGLHWHARAACFCCSLCRKPLHGQPLTSRRGRLFCSETCSLGRDTASTTSDSSDSAFASAPSPDSTPLSRAGPAGRTTPGTGSTSAAGGCRQRVEGAEAFLDQASVHPAFRSLEDRGAAAKERSRDAVHAGMLGPLAGPPSGPQPSAEGPNGAPNHPVLGGPDPLTPAGNGNPHFRAGTSPARHSAQPEDIDLQDVMEEDDSWCPTCSSSSDSDSEEEGFFFGKPIPKPGMSSLGREPLGRAGGRTAKLWGSSKHCSVS; via the exons GTCCCGGTGTGCTTCGGCACCCGCTCGCCGCCGCCTGCCTCTCCCGCCGACAGGATCCAGCTCCGCACCagagccctcctgcagcagctgcctcctcaGGACTGCGAT GAGCGGTACTGCCCTGACCtcgcagaggaggagaggaggcagctaCGAGCGTTCAGCGCCCGACGGAGACGGgaggccctggggcaggggctggcatgTCCCGTGCCGGGTCCCTGCCACGGCTGTCCCTGCAAGAAG TGCGGCAGGAGGCTGAACAAAGGGGACCCGGGGATTTCGGCATCCCGGCTGGGGGACCAGTTCTGGCACCCGTCCTGCTTCTCCTGCCACTTCTGCCACCAGCCCCTGGTGGACCTCATCTACTTCCAGCAGGACGGGAGGATCTACTGCGGCCGGCACCATGCCGAGCTCTTCCGACCCCGCTGTGCCTCCTGTGACCAG ctGATCTTCATGGAGGAGTGCGTCGAGGCGGAGGGCCGGCGctggcacctggagcacttcTGCTGCCTGGAGTGCGACGCGCCCCTGCGCGGGCAGCGCTACGTGATGAAGAGCGGACGGCCCTGCTGCCGCGGCTGCTTCGACAGCCTCTTCGCGGAGCCGTGCCAGGCCTGCGGGGACCCCATCG GTGCCGACAGCGAGGAGGCCACCCACCAAGGGCTGCACTGGCATGCCCGAGctgcctgcttctgctgcagcctctgccgaAAGCCGCTGCACGGGCAGCCCCTCAcctcccgccgcggccggctCTTCTGCTCTGAGACCTGCAGCCTGGGACGGGACACAGCCTCCACCACCTCTGACTCCTCCGACTCGGCTTTCGCCTCGGCCCCGTCCCCCGACTCAACGCCCCTCTCGCGAGCCGGCCCCGCTGGCAGGACCACGCCGGGGACGGGCAGCACCTcggcggccgggggctgcaggcagcgggtAGAAGGGGCAG aGGCATTTCTGGATCAGGCTTCCGTGCATCCAGCGTTCAGGAGCCTGGAGGACCGTGGAGCAGCTGCTAAGGAGCGGAGCAGGGATGCTGTGCACGCAGGGATGCTGGGACCACTGGCTGGCCCCCCGTCTGGCCCCCAGCCCAGTGCAGAGGGTCCTAATGGAGCCCCCAACCACCCGGTTTTGGGGGGCCCTGATCCCCTAACACCTGCAGGCAATGGAAACCCACACTTCCGAGCGGGCACATCCCCTGCCCGACACAGCGCACAGCCAGAGGACATTGACCTGCAGGACGTCATGGAGGAGGATGACTCCTGGTGTCCCACCTGCTCTTCATCTTCGGACTCAGACTCGGAGGAAGAGGGTTTCTTCTTCGGGAAGCCCATCCCCAAGCCCGGGATGAGTTCCCTGGGCAGGGAGCCCctagggagggctgggggcaggacgGCGAAGCTGTGGGGCAGCAGCAAGCACTGCAGCGTGTCCTAG